GGGCTCAGGATGTACTCCGTCCCGAACCAGAGGATGAAGAGGATGAAGGCGGCGGCCAGGACGGTGTTGATCTTCTTCAGCGACACGGTTCTTCTCCTTGCGAGTCTTCGTCGGCTTGGTGGGCTTCGTGGAGCTTGCGGAGACGGATGGGGCCCGAGGCCTCAGACGAGGGCGGTGACCAGCAGGGTGAAGGCGGCGATGATGACGGCGACGCGGGCGTAGTGGTAGCGCTCCCAGCGGCGCAGCTGCTCCTTCCAGTCGGCGGGCCGGTTCTCGGGGGTCCAGGTCTTGTTCCGGTTGTTGATCGGGACGAGCAGCAGCACCGACATGAGCACGCTGACGACGAGCAGTCCGGCGGCGGTGACGACGAGGCCGACGCCCTGGTCGTGCCATCCGGCGACGGCCCAGACGGCGGCGAGGACGAGCGAGCCGATGTACCAGAACGGCATCAGGGCGCCGAGCATCCGGCCGCCGTGGGCGTGGCCGAGCTGGCGGCTGTCCTCGGGGAGCGCGTCGAGGATCCGGTTGATGACGAAGAGGACGGAGAACTCCACCCCCACCATCAGGCCGACGGTGACGGTGGTGAAGACCTGCAGTGCGCTGAGCATGACGCCCCTCCCGGGATCTAGCGTTGCTAGCTGATGAGGCAACGCTAGTACTGCTGCCGCTCGATTGTCTAGCGGTGCTAGGATCGAATCATGTCGGTACAGGAACGCAAGCAGCGCGAACGGGCGGACCGCGAACGCCTCATCGTGGCCACCGCCCGTGAACTCGCCGAGCAGCAGGGCTGGGACGCGGTCACCACCCGCCGGCTCGCCGAGCGCATCGAATACAGCCAGCCCGTCCTCTACAGCCACTTCCGCGGCAAGCGCGAGATCATCGGCGCCGTCGCCCTCCAGGGCGCCGCCGAACTGGCCGCGGCGGTACGGGTCGCGACCTCGGCCGCGGACGGCCCGCGCGCCCGGGTCGCCGCCCTGGCCCGCGCCTACCTCGACTTCGCCGCCCGCAACCCGGCGGTCTACGACGCCATCTTCCAGCTCGACGGCGGCCTGGCCTTCGCGCACGAGGACACCCCCGAACCGCTGAAGGACGCCTTCGCCGCCCTGATGGAGACCCTCGAAGAGGTCGCCGGGGACGGCGTCCACCCGGGCCTGTTCACCGAGACGTTCTGGGCGGCCCTGCACGGCCTGGCCACCCTGACCCGCGCGGGCCGGCTGCCGCCGGAGCACACCGAGTGGCGGGTGGAACTGCTGGTGGACCGGCTCGCCGCGGTGTGACACGGGGCGGGCGCGCGGTCGGGGCTCTCGGACCCCGACCGCGCGCCTTGTTCTGCTCGGCCCGCATTCGTGTCGTCTTGCCGTCTGCGCCGTCTGCGCCGTCTGCGCCGTCTGCGCCGTCTGCGCCGTCTGCGCCGTCTGCGCCGCCTCGCCGTCTGCGCCGTCTTGCCGTCGTGGGCATCGCCAGGTGGCGCCCCTGCCGTCCTGTGACCCGCATCACACGTGGTTCTTGTCAGGGATCGAGTCGCTGTTCCGCTCAAGTCACCGACAGGGAGCAAGCGAACCGACGGGAGCATCACATGAAGCACCGCATCGTCGTCCTCGGCGCCGGCTATGCCGGGGCCTACACGGCCGGGACCCTGGCCCGTCGGCTGTCCCCGGCGGACACCGAGATCACCGTGGTCAACGCCGAGCCGGACTTCGTCCAGCGGCTGCGGCTGCACCAGCTCGCGGCCGGCCAGGAGATCGAGGCCCCGAAGCTCACCGACGTCTTCGCCGGCACGGGGATACGGCTGCGCCTGGCCCGTGTCACCGCCGTCGACCCCGAGCGCCAGGTCGTCGCAGTGGCCGACGCCGACGGCGGCGGCGAGATCGGCTACGACACGCTCCTCTACGCGCTCGGCAGCCACGGCGCCGACCACGGCCTCCCCGGCGTGGCCGAGCACGCCTTCGACATCGCCAGTCGGCCCTCGGCGCTGCGCCTGCGCGAGCGCCTGGACAGCCTGAGCGGGCGGGACGAAGGCGGAAGCGTGCTGGTCGTCGGCGACGGGCTGACGGGTATCGAGACCGCCACCGAGATCGCCGAATCCCGGCCCGGCCTGTCGGTTGCGCTGGTCGCCCGTGGCGAACTGGGCGCCCGGCTCTCCGCCGGGGCCCGCGGCCACCTGCGCCGGGCCTGCGACCGGCTGGGTGTCACCGTCCTGGAGCACACCGAGGTCGAAGCCGTCGAAGCGGCGCGGGTGCTGTGCGCGGACGGCACCGCTCTGGCGTCCGACGCGACCGTGTGGACGGCCGGGTTCGCGGTCGACCCCATCGCCGCCGCCGGCGGTCTCGAGGTCACCGAGGACGGCCGGATCGTCGTCGACCGCACCATGCGGTCCGTCTCGTACCCGAACGTCTACGCCGTCGGCGACAGCGCCCATGCCGTCCGCGACAACGGCCGGCCGCTGCCGATGTCCTGCGCTTCGGCCGGCTACACCGGCATGCAGGCCACGGCCGCGATCGTCGGACGCCTGACCGGCCGGAAGGTCCCGAACACCAAGCTGGAGTACCCGGGCAACCACATCAGCCTCGGGCGGCGCGACGGAATCCTGCAGATGGTCGACGACGAAGGGCTGGCCAAGCCGAAGTACGTGGGAGGCCGGAAGGCCGCGCGGATCAAGGCAGGCATCCTCAGGATGTCGCTGTGGGCCAACTCGCACCCGACGTTCGGCCTGCCCAGGCGCAAGCACCGCCTGGCCGCCGCGGCCCCCGTGCCCGCCGCGCCGGACGTGTCCGCCGAGAAGGCGGTCGCATAGCCGCCTAGGGTGATCCGCGTGGACAGCACCGCAACCGATCGCTTCGACACCGGCCGGTTCGAGGCCAGCCGGAACCGGCTGGCCTCGCTGGCGTACCGGCTGCTGGGCTCCGCCACCGACGCCGAAGACGCCGTACAGGACACGTTCCTGCACTGGCAGGCCGCCGACCGGCAGCGGATCAAGGTGCCGGAAGCATGGCTGACCAAGGTCCTCACCAACCTGTGCCTCGACCGGCTCCGCTCGGCACAGGCCCGCCGCGAACGTACCGTCGGCGCCTGGCTGCCCGAACCGCTCCTCGACGGCGACCCGATGCTCGGCCCGGCCGACACGTTCGAGCAGCGCGAATCGGTCTCCCTGGCCGTGCTGACCGTCATGGAGCGCCTCTCACCCCTCGAACGGGCCGTCTACATCCTGCGCGAGGCGTTCTCCTACAACCACCCCGAGATCGCCGAGATCCTCGACATCACCGAGTCCGCAAGCCAGCAGCGCCTCCACCGCGCCCGCCGCCGCATCGCCGCCGCCCGCCGCGGCGGCAGTGGCGAAGTCGACCCGGCGACCGCCCGCAGGATCGTCGAGGAATTCCTCGCAGCCGCCTCCTCGGGCCGCACCGAACGGTTGGTGGCGCTGCTCACCGATGACGCGACCGCGATCTCGGACTCCAACGGCGCGGGCCCGGCCGAGAGGCTGCTGCGGTACGACACTCCGCAACGCGTCGCCGCCATGGCACGGGCCGGCTTCCGGCCCACACCCGCGAAACGGCGACTTGTCGGCGGCACGCCCGGCGTCCACTACGCCCTCGTCAACGGCGCCCCGGCCATCCTCTTCGTGCTCGGCGACCAGGTCATCGGCGCCGTGACGTTCGACATCGCAGGCGGCAGGATCGCAACCGTGCGGGGCATCGCCGCCCCCACCCGCCTCGTACGCCTCACCGGAGCCTGGCGGCAGCACGGACCGGACACGCCACTGATCAGCCAGTGGTGATCCGACGCGCCACCGCGGCCGGTCCGGCGCCCGCCAGTGCCGGGACGAGCCCCTCGCCCGTGCGGAGGTCCACGCCGATGAACCGGCCCCGCCCGGCTCGCTCGAACG
The DNA window shown above is from Streptomyces vietnamensis and carries:
- a CDS encoding DUF1772 domain-containing protein; this translates as MLSALQVFTTVTVGLMVGVEFSVLFVINRILDALPEDSRQLGHAHGGRMLGALMPFWYIGSLVLAAVWAVAGWHDQGVGLVVTAAGLLVVSVLMSVLLLVPINNRNKTWTPENRPADWKEQLRRWERYHYARVAVIIAAFTLLVTALV
- a CDS encoding sigma-70 family RNA polymerase sigma factor, with protein sequence MDSTATDRFDTGRFEASRNRLASLAYRLLGSATDAEDAVQDTFLHWQAADRQRIKVPEAWLTKVLTNLCLDRLRSAQARRERTVGAWLPEPLLDGDPMLGPADTFEQRESVSLAVLTVMERLSPLERAVYILREAFSYNHPEIAEILDITESASQQRLHRARRRIAAARRGGSGEVDPATARRIVEEFLAAASSGRTERLVALLTDDATAISDSNGAGPAERLLRYDTPQRVAAMARAGFRPTPAKRRLVGGTPGVHYALVNGAPAILFVLGDQVIGAVTFDIAGGRIATVRGIAAPTRLVRLTGAWRQHGPDTPLISQW
- a CDS encoding TetR/AcrR family transcriptional regulator codes for the protein MSVQERKQRERADRERLIVATARELAEQQGWDAVTTRRLAERIEYSQPVLYSHFRGKREIIGAVALQGAAELAAAVRVATSAADGPRARVAALARAYLDFAARNPAVYDAIFQLDGGLAFAHEDTPEPLKDAFAALMETLEEVAGDGVHPGLFTETFWAALHGLATLTRAGRLPPEHTEWRVELLVDRLAAV
- a CDS encoding NAD(P)/FAD-dependent oxidoreductase; protein product: MKHRIVVLGAGYAGAYTAGTLARRLSPADTEITVVNAEPDFVQRLRLHQLAAGQEIEAPKLTDVFAGTGIRLRLARVTAVDPERQVVAVADADGGGEIGYDTLLYALGSHGADHGLPGVAEHAFDIASRPSALRLRERLDSLSGRDEGGSVLVVGDGLTGIETATEIAESRPGLSVALVARGELGARLSAGARGHLRRACDRLGVTVLEHTEVEAVEAARVLCADGTALASDATVWTAGFAVDPIAAAGGLEVTEDGRIVVDRTMRSVSYPNVYAVGDSAHAVRDNGRPLPMSCASAGYTGMQATAAIVGRLTGRKVPNTKLEYPGNHISLGRRDGILQMVDDEGLAKPKYVGGRKAARIKAGILRMSLWANSHPTFGLPRRKHRLAAAAPVPAAPDVSAEKAVA